A genomic window from Actinomycetaceae bacterium MB13-C1-2 includes:
- a CDS encoding amidase: MSKVTELHKYPAVQLRAMLQNREIRPTELVEHYLRRIEALNPKLHALTTLTGDMALWRAGELEAAGAVPDRFEQPIWGLPFADKDLDDREGVRSTYGSVAMTGYVAQSSSPVVQDMDRAGGISLGKTNVPEFGSPCYAVNKLPEGYARNPWDPSLDPGGSSSGAAVAVSARMLPFAPGNDAGGSIRIPASATGLVGLKPSRGRVPGLPGSGSLAGLPTAGPIGRTVDDVALLLDGMLKGPQRYAVRAPQPPYMSENGSFLDAANLPIPRLRIGWNTWSPWNEEYDIVVDSQVMRVFQETLDLLKNLGHRVEEVEPTPAPGYVQAFRSVWMGSAASAPLPDEALEVVEPLTAWLIRSGRERPASDLPAGLTRLAEFESQIISDYSDFDAVLTPGLAMTPRASDWYDQVDGNLNFVQQCQYTPFTSYLNVAGLPAIALPVGQGTSEVTGASVPIGVQAIGRPGDEATLLRLGKQLEEVLSWSERVPGIAK; encoded by the coding sequence GTGAGCAAAGTGACCGAACTACACAAATACCCTGCGGTTCAGTTGAGGGCAATGCTTCAGAACCGGGAGATCCGTCCAACCGAACTGGTCGAGCACTATCTGAGACGGATAGAAGCCCTGAACCCCAAACTCCATGCGCTAACCACGCTGACTGGCGATATGGCTCTCTGGCGCGCCGGCGAACTGGAAGCCGCAGGGGCAGTTCCAGACCGGTTTGAGCAACCAATCTGGGGCCTGCCATTTGCCGATAAGGATCTTGATGATCGTGAGGGCGTTCGTTCCACGTATGGATCGGTTGCAATGACTGGCTATGTGGCGCAGAGTTCTTCGCCCGTGGTTCAGGACATGGACCGAGCCGGCGGTATCTCCCTTGGAAAGACCAACGTTCCTGAGTTTGGTTCACCGTGTTACGCGGTCAACAAACTACCCGAGGGCTACGCCAGGAACCCGTGGGACCCGAGCCTCGATCCGGGCGGTAGTTCATCGGGTGCGGCAGTGGCTGTCTCGGCGAGGATGCTCCCGTTTGCTCCCGGGAATGATGCCGGTGGGTCGATCCGTATTCCGGCCTCCGCCACCGGATTGGTTGGCCTCAAACCATCAAGAGGGCGAGTTCCGGGACTACCGGGCAGTGGTTCTCTGGCTGGACTTCCAACGGCGGGTCCCATCGGTCGAACTGTCGATGACGTGGCGCTACTACTAGACGGAATGCTAAAGGGACCGCAGCGATACGCCGTGCGAGCTCCGCAGCCACCTTATATGTCCGAGAACGGTTCATTCCTCGATGCGGCGAACCTTCCTATTCCAAGACTCAGAATCGGTTGGAACACGTGGTCGCCTTGGAATGAGGAGTATGACATCGTCGTCGACTCACAGGTTATGAGGGTGTTCCAGGAGACCCTGGATCTACTGAAGAACCTGGGGCACCGCGTTGAAGAGGTGGAGCCAACGCCGGCTCCCGGCTACGTTCAAGCATTCCGTTCGGTCTGGATGGGATCCGCAGCTTCCGCTCCGCTGCCTGACGAGGCGCTGGAAGTTGTTGAGCCACTCACGGCCTGGTTGATCCGCTCGGGACGGGAGCGTCCTGCATCTGACCTTCCAGCCGGACTGACAAGGCTTGCCGAGTTCGAGTCGCAGATTATTTCTGACTACTCAGACTTCGATGCCGTTTTGACGCCTGGACTTGCGATGACCCCTCGTGCTTCCGACTGGTACGACCAGGTGGACGGAAACCTTAACTTTGTTCAGCAGTGCCAGTACACGCCGTTCACCAGTTATCTGAATGTTGCTGGACTTCCTGCGATTGCCCTGCCTGTCGGACAGGGCACTTCAGAAGTCACGGGTGCGAGTGTCCCGATCGGAGTTCAGGCGATCGGCAGGCCGGGAGACGAGGCCACTCTGCTTCGTTTGGGCAAGCAACTCGAAGAAGTACTGAGTTGGTCAGAGCGTGTGCCGGGAATCGCGAAGTAG
- a CDS encoding alpha-amylase family glycosyl hydrolase — translation MSTQVERSAQAREDAPWWRQAVVYQIYPRSFADSNNDGLGDLQGIISRADYLAGLGIDAVWLSPFYPSALADGGYDVDDYRDVDPRLGSLEDFDLMLLELHRRNIKVIIDIVPNHTSNRHRWFKEALAAGPGSAARERYIFREGKGPDGTEPPSDWISEFGGPAWTRVEDGQWYLHMFASEQPDLNWENREVRDEFLDILKFWADRGVDGFRIDVANALAKDLSEPLPTLAEIKAMPTNMGVHPFYDRDEVQDIYVEWRELFNRYDPPRTAVAEAWVDSDRVPRYANPNSLGQCFNFDLLEADFDAPSFKRIIDHHLEMAETSESSSTWVLSNHDVVRHPTRYGLPNPARSGWRPDVKHGSEWLASGGTEPELLREQGERRANAATLMILGLPGSTYIYNGEELGLHEVAEISAEERQDPTFFRTRGAEIGRDGCRVPLPWEPEGDSFGFGEAFAHLPQPGWFRDFAVAALDADPDSTLNLYRRAIHLRRELQGAEELEWLETGRDDVLRYRRPDGWEVVTNFGMESVELGQGEVLISSQPISDGILPAETTAWIKVS, via the coding sequence ATGTCCACTCAAGTCGAGCGATCGGCACAGGCGCGCGAAGACGCCCCATGGTGGCGACAGGCAGTCGTGTATCAGATCTATCCCCGTAGTTTCGCGGACTCGAACAACGACGGACTGGGCGACCTGCAAGGGATAATCTCACGAGCAGACTATTTGGCTGGCTTAGGGATTGATGCCGTGTGGCTTAGCCCGTTCTACCCGTCGGCTTTGGCCGATGGGGGATACGACGTCGACGACTACCGCGACGTCGACCCCCGACTGGGAAGCCTTGAGGACTTCGATCTGATGCTCTTAGAACTGCACAGGCGAAACATAAAGGTCATCATCGACATTGTCCCTAACCACACTTCTAACCGGCACCGATGGTTCAAGGAGGCGCTCGCGGCTGGCCCTGGTTCCGCCGCGCGGGAGCGCTATATCTTCCGCGAAGGAAAAGGGCCGGACGGTACGGAACCACCGAGCGATTGGATCTCTGAGTTTGGGGGACCCGCCTGGACCCGCGTCGAGGACGGCCAGTGGTATCTCCACATGTTCGCTAGCGAGCAGCCAGATTTGAACTGGGAAAACCGGGAAGTGCGGGACGAGTTTCTGGATATCCTGAAGTTCTGGGCTGACCGGGGAGTCGACGGTTTCCGGATCGACGTCGCAAATGCTCTGGCTAAGGACCTGAGTGAGCCTCTTCCCACCCTCGCCGAAATCAAGGCGATGCCGACGAACATGGGTGTTCACCCGTTCTATGACAGGGACGAGGTTCAGGACATCTATGTCGAGTGGCGTGAGTTGTTCAATAGATACGATCCGCCTCGAACTGCGGTGGCCGAGGCATGGGTCGACTCTGATCGGGTGCCTCGCTACGCGAATCCAAACAGTCTGGGTCAATGTTTCAACTTTGACCTGCTTGAGGCCGATTTTGACGCGCCGAGCTTCAAACGGATCATCGATCATCATCTGGAGATGGCTGAGACCTCAGAATCATCAAGTACATGGGTCCTGTCGAATCACGACGTGGTCCGTCACCCCACCAGGTATGGCCTGCCCAATCCTGCGCGGTCCGGTTGGCGCCCGGACGTTAAGCATGGATCAGAGTGGTTGGCTTCTGGAGGCACAGAGCCAGAGCTACTGCGGGAGCAGGGGGAGAGGCGGGCAAATGCGGCCACACTGATGATCCTTGGCCTGCCCGGTTCGACGTACATCTACAACGGCGAGGAACTAGGGCTGCATGAGGTAGCAGAGATTTCGGCCGAGGAGCGTCAGGATCCTACGTTCTTCCGCACCCGGGGCGCTGAGATTGGTCGTGATGGTTGCCGAGTTCCCCTCCCGTGGGAACCGGAGGGAGACTCGTTCGGCTTCGGTGAAGCATTTGCCCATTTGCCGCAACCAGGTTGGTTTCGAGACTTCGCAGTCGCGGCCCTGGATGCTGATCCAGACTCAACCCTCAACCTGTATCGCCGAGCAATTCATCTTCGCCGCGAACTTCAGGGAGCTGAGGAACTTGAGTGGCTTGAGACCGGAAGAGATGATGTTCTGCGCTATCGTCGGCCAGACGGCTGGGAAGTAGTGACGAATTTCGGGATGGAGTCGGTGGAACTTGGTCAAGGCGAAGTCTTGATCTCAAGCCAGCCTATTTCAGATGGAATCCTGCCGGCCGAAACCACTGCCTGGATCAAGGTCTCCTGA
- a CDS encoding carbohydrate ABC transporter permease — protein MSTQPALEFELVEAAIDLEMAKPAKQVKAKKGERINWSATVLLILCTVTVLLPLYVTISMAFKTGTQAVDGNAFSLPSPPSVSGFIEAWNLTKFPVGAGVSLFVTAGTVVLTIFLAALASYAIVRNWDRKLFRYSFFYLLAAMFVPFPVVALPQVQLTGRVGLDNPLGVVILATMFQLSFSVMLFTAFLRSIPLELEESARMDGATTWQTFWKVIFPLLGPMSATVGIFAFLYAWNDFMMPSLIISDPALQTLPVRQNLFQNQFANNYNVSFASYLMAMAPAIVAYLFSQRWVMEGVTQGAVKG, from the coding sequence AAAAGGGAGAAAGAATCAACTGGTCCGCGACAGTGCTCCTGATTCTCTGCACGGTCACGGTTCTCCTGCCGCTCTATGTGACGATTTCGATGGCGTTCAAGACCGGTACGCAGGCGGTTGATGGCAATGCCTTCTCGCTCCCATCGCCGCCTAGCGTCAGTGGCTTCATCGAAGCGTGGAACCTCACCAAGTTTCCGGTGGGTGCCGGGGTTTCACTGTTTGTTACCGCCGGAACGGTGGTCCTTACTATCTTCCTCGCGGCGCTTGCTTCATATGCCATCGTGAGGAACTGGGATCGTAAGCTGTTTCGCTACTCGTTCTTCTACCTGCTTGCCGCAATGTTTGTTCCATTCCCGGTTGTTGCATTGCCACAGGTCCAGCTAACCGGCCGCGTCGGGCTCGATAACCCCCTCGGAGTCGTGATTCTGGCAACGATGTTCCAACTCAGCTTCTCGGTAATGCTGTTCACCGCGTTCCTGAGGTCGATTCCCCTGGAACTCGAAGAATCAGCACGCATGGACGGTGCCACGACCTGGCAGACGTTCTGGAAGGTTATCTTCCCGCTACTTGGCCCTATGAGTGCAACCGTTGGTATCTTTGCGTTCCTCTATGCATGGAATGACTTCATGATGCCGTCCTTGATAATCTCAGACCCGGCCCTGCAAACCCTCCCGGTACGTCAGAACCTGTTCCAAAACCAGTTTGCAAACAATTACAACGTCTCATTCGCCTCGTATCTGATGGCGATGGCGCCGGCGATTGTGGCATATCTGTTCAGTCAGCGCTGGGTCATGGAAGGCGTCACACAGGGAGCCGTAAAGGGCTAA
- a CDS encoding mechanosensitive ion channel domain-containing protein: protein MSEQLESWLGLLLALLVIAVLLVLLSWLLKLATRALRPKHPDFVSTLAASRKYLLTLTGLILGLVSIAATWPHASSKDLVVRIMVIASIFATAALATSITNALIDRIRTRHPIEGDNDQQTMRLHTQLSVIRAFANAAIWLLAIGISFFTIPGAHAFGASVLASAGVASVIIGVAAQSVLGNVFAGMQLALNGAIRVNDLVVANGEQGRIETINLTTVVMRLGDGRCLVLPSNYFTTTPFENWTKETGVHIGSIRFDVDWRISPSAIREQLNQVLSGNQLWDGKTASVAVEDATGGMVRIRVTVSSGDENDLMNLRLQVREQLVEWLASTQTTALPTQRVLEEPAN from the coding sequence ATGTCTGAACAACTAGAGTCCTGGCTTGGACTATTGCTAGCCCTACTGGTCATAGCGGTGCTGTTGGTATTGCTGTCTTGGCTACTCAAGTTGGCCACCCGGGCGCTGCGGCCCAAGCACCCTGATTTCGTATCGACGCTTGCCGCATCGCGCAAGTACCTCCTGACCCTCACCGGACTCATTTTGGGACTCGTTTCGATCGCCGCCACCTGGCCGCACGCGTCCTCAAAAGATCTGGTTGTCCGCATCATGGTAATAGCAAGCATCTTTGCGACGGCGGCGCTGGCAACCTCAATAACTAACGCACTAATAGACAGAATCAGAACACGTCATCCCATAGAAGGTGACAACGATCAGCAAACGATGCGTCTGCATACTCAACTGTCTGTAATTAGAGCCTTCGCAAACGCAGCCATTTGGCTTCTAGCCATCGGCATTTCGTTCTTCACGATCCCCGGAGCACATGCCTTTGGAGCATCCGTACTAGCTTCCGCAGGCGTCGCTTCTGTGATCATTGGCGTTGCCGCACAATCGGTCCTCGGAAACGTCTTTGCCGGAATGCAATTGGCACTGAACGGCGCGATCCGGGTGAACGATTTGGTTGTCGCCAACGGGGAACAGGGGCGAATTGAAACCATCAACCTCACCACGGTCGTGATGCGCCTGGGTGATGGACGCTGCCTTGTACTTCCTTCGAACTACTTCACTACTACTCCCTTCGAAAACTGGACCAAGGAAACAGGAGTTCATATTGGTTCAATCAGATTCGATGTCGATTGGCGCATTAGCCCATCTGCTATCCGCGAGCAGCTGAACCAAGTTCTCTCGGGAAACCAGCTCTGGGATGGAAAGACAGCCAGCGTAGCGGTGGAGGACGCTACGGGCGGGATGGTGCGAATCCGCGTGACGGTTAGTTCCGGGGATGAAAACGATCTGATGAATCTTCGACTACAGGTACGTGAACAGCTCGTCGAATGGCTTGCATCCACTCAAACCACCGCACTGCCGACGCAACGAGTGCTTGAGGAGCCGGCCAACTAA
- a CDS encoding NAD(P)H-dependent oxidoreductase, whose protein sequence is MNTLVLVAHPDLDASRVNRTLLDALLTLHDSEDITVRDLYAAYPDGRIDVPAEQALVEASQRIIFQFPLYWYSSPSLLHQWLSEVLVDGWAYGNGGRKMADKLINVATTIGSPAESYTAEGAVGFTIDQVLVPFAATAVFVGSTFGEPFTIFGVAENYSGDQLEADAKRYAEWVQDSPQN, encoded by the coding sequence ATGAACACCCTGGTTCTGGTTGCTCACCCTGATCTCGATGCATCCCGAGTCAATCGAACGTTGCTGGACGCACTACTGACCCTGCATGACTCCGAAGATATTACTGTCCGCGACCTCTATGCCGCATACCCTGACGGCCGAATTGATGTTCCAGCCGAGCAAGCGCTGGTAGAAGCCAGCCAACGAATCATCTTTCAGTTCCCGCTGTATTGGTACAGTTCCCCCTCACTTCTGCACCAGTGGCTAAGTGAAGTTCTGGTTGACGGCTGGGCCTATGGCAATGGTGGAAGAAAGATGGCCGATAAGCTAATAAACGTTGCCACAACCATCGGCTCGCCCGCGGAGAGTTACACCGCTGAGGGTGCGGTCGGATTCACCATTGACCAGGTTCTCGTCCCTTTCGCAGCGACGGCAGTTTTTGTCGGATCAACGTTTGGAGAACCATTCACTATTTTTGGGGTAGCCGAAAACTACTCTGGTGATCAACTGGAAGCGGACGCAAAGCGCTACGCAGAGTGGGTTCAAGACTCCCCGCAGAATTGA
- the aspA gene encoding aspartate ammonia-lyase, producing MKTRIEEDLLGTREVPADAYYGIHTARAIENFQISGTTVSDVPEFVRSMVMVKKASALANKDEHVLQGDIADAIVRACDAILSDGCCLDQFLVDVFQGGAGTSTNMNTNEVVANLALELAGFEKGRYDLINPNDHVNKSQSTNDAYPTGFRLAVYFMVQKLIRAIEELAAAFDNKGLEFQNILKMGRTQLQDAVPMSLGQEFSGYATNILEEVRRLEANSELLLEVNLGATAIGTGLNTPPGYSVVAIEKLSDVSGLPVVPAIDLVEATYDNGAYIAVHSALKRLAVKLSKICNDLRLLSSGPRAGLNEINLPELQAGSSIMPAKVNPVIPEVVNQVCFKVIGNDVTVTLAAEAGQLQLNVMEPGLAQSLFESLSLLTRALDTLRTKCIVGITANEDVCRAGVLESIGIITYFNEIIGHKAGDEVGRECAQTGKSVREVLIEKGLMTPERIDSILSVENLLSPEYRGTYYNTTETGLPKSD from the coding sequence GTGAAGACTCGGATCGAAGAGGATCTACTCGGCACCCGTGAGGTTCCGGCTGATGCATATTACGGTATCCATACTGCCCGTGCGATTGAGAACTTTCAGATCTCTGGAACAACGGTCTCGGACGTTCCAGAATTCGTGCGTAGCATGGTGATGGTCAAGAAGGCATCGGCGCTTGCCAACAAGGACGAGCATGTTCTTCAAGGAGATATAGCAGACGCAATCGTTCGTGCCTGCGATGCCATCCTTAGTGATGGTTGCTGCTTGGATCAATTCTTGGTTGACGTGTTCCAGGGTGGCGCCGGCACCTCAACCAACATGAACACGAACGAGGTAGTCGCCAATTTGGCGTTGGAGCTTGCTGGCTTTGAGAAGGGCCGCTACGACCTGATCAATCCAAACGACCACGTTAACAAGTCGCAGTCCACGAACGACGCCTACCCAACCGGATTCCGGCTAGCCGTCTACTTCATGGTTCAAAAGCTGATTCGGGCGATTGAGGAACTTGCTGCCGCGTTCGACAACAAGGGACTTGAGTTCCAGAACATTCTGAAAATGGGTCGGACCCAGCTTCAAGACGCTGTGCCAATGAGCCTAGGACAGGAGTTTTCCGGCTATGCCACGAACATTTTGGAGGAGGTGAGACGACTAGAGGCGAACAGCGAACTACTCCTTGAAGTAAATCTCGGAGCAACCGCCATTGGTACCGGGCTCAATACTCCCCCCGGATACTCGGTGGTTGCGATTGAGAAGCTGAGCGACGTGTCCGGACTACCGGTAGTTCCGGCAATCGACCTTGTCGAGGCCACTTATGACAACGGCGCCTACATCGCGGTGCACTCTGCACTTAAACGTCTGGCCGTTAAGCTGTCGAAGATTTGCAACGACTTGCGCCTGCTTTCATCGGGCCCCCGTGCCGGCCTCAATGAGATCAACCTTCCGGAGCTACAGGCTGGCTCCTCCATAATGCCTGCCAAGGTAAATCCCGTGATTCCCGAGGTTGTGAACCAGGTGTGTTTCAAGGTCATCGGTAATGACGTGACAGTAACTCTGGCCGCCGAGGCGGGTCAGTTACAACTCAACGTTATGGAGCCGGGACTCGCACAGTCCTTGTTCGAGTCCCTCTCTTTGCTAACCCGGGCCCTGGACACCCTTCGTACCAAGTGCATCGTGGGGATCACCGCGAATGAGGACGTATGTCGCGCCGGAGTCCTGGAATCCATTGGTATCATCACTTACTTCAACGAGATCATCGGGCACAAGGCCGGCGACGAGGTCGGCCGCGAGTGCGCCCAGACCGGCAAATCTGTGCGTGAGGTCCTGATCGAGAAAGGGCTGATGACTCCCGAGCGGATCGACTCGATCCTCAGCGTGGAGAACCTGCTGAGTCCGGAGTATAGGGGGACCTATTACAACACCACTGAAACTGGACTACCGAAATCAGACTAA
- the pdxY gene encoding pyridoxal kinase PdxY, translating to MRILSIQSSVSYGHVGNSAAVFPLQRQGHEVMPVYTVMYSNHTGYGAWEGPMMTGDDVRGVVKGINDRGGLDDCALVLSGYQGGSSIGDAILDAVRLTKEANPAALYACDPVLGSADKGCFVSPEVQELIRDRVVPYADIITPNQFELGFLTGTDPHTLEETLESVDAARASGPNTVLVTSVLRPDRPENTIEMMVVNGDGAWIVQTPLLPFKANGSGDVTAALFSAAYVESGNPALALEKTAASVFELLENTLSSGKRELQLIESQEAYVAPTHAFEVKRIR from the coding sequence ATGAGAATTCTGTCTATTCAGTCATCAGTTTCATACGGTCACGTCGGCAACTCCGCTGCTGTATTCCCTCTTCAGCGTCAGGGCCATGAGGTTATGCCGGTCTATACCGTCATGTACTCAAACCACACTGGCTACGGCGCCTGGGAAGGTCCGATGATGACCGGGGACGACGTGCGGGGTGTCGTGAAGGGCATCAATGATCGCGGCGGCCTGGATGATTGTGCTCTGGTCTTGTCGGGATATCAGGGTGGTTCCTCAATCGGGGATGCGATTCTCGACGCCGTAAGGCTGACGAAAGAGGCCAACCCGGCGGCTCTATACGCTTGCGATCCGGTCCTAGGCAGTGCCGATAAGGGTTGTTTTGTCTCGCCGGAAGTTCAAGAACTGATTCGTGATCGAGTCGTTCCCTACGCCGACATCATCACTCCAAACCAGTTCGAACTTGGATTCCTTACCGGCACCGATCCGCACACTCTCGAAGAAACACTCGAGTCGGTCGACGCTGCTAGAGCCTCGGGCCCTAATACGGTGCTGGTGACATCCGTTCTTCGTCCCGACCGTCCTGAGAACACAATCGAAATGATGGTCGTAAACGGCGATGGTGCATGGATTGTTCAGACCCCTTTGCTACCGTTCAAGGCCAACGGCTCCGGGGACGTCACAGCGGCGCTCTTCTCTGCGGCGTATGTCGAGAGCGGCAACCCAGCGCTGGCGCTTGAGAAGACCGCAGCGAGTGTCTTCGAGCTACTAGAAAATACGCTGAGTTCCGGCAAGCGCGAACTTCAACTCATAGAATCCCAAGAGGCGTATGTTGCACCGACCCACGCCTTCGAAGTCAAGAGAATCCGCTAG